From the Bdellovibrio bacteriovorus genome, one window contains:
- a CDS encoding chalcone isomerase family protein, translating to MKLLCASLFTILLSVNASAALLTPASGGEKLEKVTLAPSATTQVDGESVSLTSVGAGLRAKKVVFVNVKVYVGQLYVASLESFKKTESEALSSLKNQKAVAIQLHFLRDVDAENVQKSFKEALAANKINTQEAPVQQFLDTVAKGGEAKEGKALSIVGAHLKDGSEAIIYETTGGNVTEIKGPAGFIEKIFSIWLGKSSDDGVAQLKKSILK from the coding sequence ATGAAACTGCTTTGCGCTTCATTATTCACTATTCTTTTGTCTGTAAATGCCTCAGCCGCTCTTCTAACTCCGGCAAGTGGCGGCGAAAAACTTGAAAAAGTAACGCTAGCCCCTTCTGCGACGACTCAAGTGGATGGTGAATCCGTGAGCCTCACTTCAGTGGGTGCCGGCCTTCGCGCGAAAAAAGTCGTTTTCGTCAATGTCAAAGTCTATGTTGGACAGCTTTACGTCGCGTCTTTAGAGAGTTTTAAAAAAACAGAGAGCGAAGCTCTTTCTTCTCTGAAAAATCAAAAGGCCGTTGCCATTCAATTGCATTTCCTACGTGACGTCGACGCTGAAAATGTTCAGAAGTCTTTCAAGGAAGCTTTAGCGGCTAATAAAATCAACACTCAAGAAGCTCCTGTTCAACAATTCTTAGATACCGTGGCAAAGGGCGGAGAAGCCAAAGAAGGCAAAGCTCTTAGCATCGTCGGCGCGCACCTTAAAGACGGAAGCGAAGCCATCATTTACGAAACGACAGGTGGCAACGTCACTGAAATCAAAGGCCCTGCGGGTTTTATCGAAAAAATCTTTTCGATCTGGCTTGGTAAATCTTCAGATGACGGCGTTGCTCAACTGAAGAAATCCATCCTAAAGTAA